Part of the Paenibacillus guangzhouensis genome is shown below.
CTGTTCATTCTTTCGAACCAAATCCCTTTTACCACAAAAATTTCCTGCAAAGCGTTTCCTATAATGGTTTTAACGGCCGAGTGCATTTGAACCGTGTGGCCCTTTCGAATGAAAGAGGCGAATTAACAATGAAGGTCGCGGGCGAGGCGGGCACAAGTATTGTATTCCCTGGGGTGGAACAATTCTATGAATATCGTGACATTACGGTACCCAAAGGATTGTTAACCGACTATTTACCGAGTCTGAAAGCAGATATCATCAAAATCGATATCGATGGTGCAGAGCCGTTAATTATGGATAGCTTATTTGAAATTATTGATCATAGCGGGGATATGAAAATTTTCTTCGAGTACCTGCCGGCGATTTGGGGGGAGCATCCGCCGCTGCCGATCCTCAATCGGTTTGTTGAACGTGGGTTCTCCTTCGAAATTATTCTTCGAGATTGTAGAATCGTACCGACGAGTGTAGAGGAATTGGCTGATTATACGACTATGGACCATTTGGATTTGTTGATAACAAGAAAAATAGATTAACGAAAAAAGCAGAATGCAGGGTGCAGGTCAGGCACGTTACATTCTGCTTTATTATTTAATGGATTTTTTGAATGATAAGACCAATGGAAGTTGTCACAAATTGCCCGAGTTGCAGTCGAAGATGAGGGTGGTGGGTATAAGGCGGCATATCGATAAATGATTCGATCGGACCAATGCCTACGGTATAATCCACATCGATGAAGTATCCTGCTGCGCGAAGCCGCTCCACCATATGTTCAATATCACGCTTTCTGAAAAGAACGGTTAAGGTGTGGTCTAGCGTATGTTCATTCGAAGATAAATTGAATTCGGTCGTATGGACAGCCACACCGCCGGGTTTCAAACATTTCATTTGATTCACGATGAATTGCGTACCTAATGCAATGGAACCGAGATGCTCGAAGGAGCAGGATGACCATGTAAAATCGAATTGCTCCTCATAACTCGGGCTGAGATGGTTCATATCCGCATATTCAAACGTCACCAGATTAGCGAACTGATCAGGATCGCATATCCCTTCGCCGTTGAGTTCTTGGAGGCTCACGGCGTGCTGATTGGTAGCTACCCACCCTTGCGCCTTTGCGGCTTCGAAATCCAAATCCGTTGCCGTAATACGACAGCCATGAGATGCGAAAGCTGCTGTGAGCGGTTCTGTTCCTACTCCGAATCCTAGCCCTTTTTTATTCGGCTGTAAAGCTCCTCTCTCGCGAAGTGCTTCATAAATATAGCACCATTCCCACAATTTTCGGTGAAAACGATAGGCAAGTCTTTCTAGCGGTGCCGTTGCTTGATCGGTGATATTGTTATTTACCAGCGATAGCAGCGCATCTTCTGCTTTCAGTTTCATGAACGCATCGGCATACCACTGCCTTTGAAAATCTTGTTCTTTACAGAGTTGAGATTGGAGCATTTCAGTTATCTCCTTTCTAATATGAAGAAGCCCTAACCATTATGCGATTGATTGAATATGGTGTCAGATAGAACTGAGGAACGTAGATGAATCCTAACGGCATTATATGCATGCAGATGGCAGGACTTCACAAGATTCATCACGATATCTCGGGTCACCTTGAAGGAGTGGGTGGTGGTATGTCATTGGAGATCAATCAGTTGGTATTATACATGAGCTATGGGGATGCCATTAGCAATTCTGCAATCAATATGAAGAAGATGCTTCATAGCAAGGGAATTAAATCCGAAATCTACGCACAAGCCGTGGATCCCAATCTAGGGGAACAAGTACGCCCACTGCACGAAGCGCCATTAGGAGAACCCGTGATTTACCATATGGGCATCGGTTGTGACTTAGCTCAGCTGCTTACGCAGTTTACGAGTAAAAGGATACTTCTGTATCACAATATTACACCGAGTCACTTTTTTACCGGTTATGATCCATTCGCAGAGAGCTTATGTGCAAGGGGACGCCAAGAATTAGCCTTTCTAAGGCCCTATGTTGATATTGCGTTTGCAGATTCGGAGTTTAACCGGCAAGAGTTAATACAATATGGGTACAACAGGACAGCTGTAACACCCATCATTATGAATTTTGAAGATTATCATCTTCCGCCGAATCCTGCAATGATGCATCATCTATCTGCGACGAAGCGAGACAAAGATTTGTTGTTCGTCGGACGAGTCGTACCGAATAAAAAACAACAAGACATCATCCGCATATTTTATTATTACAAAAACTACTTTGCACCAGATGCGAGATTGTTTCTTGTCGGCCGGGGAGATCCATTATATCTGAAAGAGACTCAGCAGCTTGTAGCATCCTTGAACTTGGAAGACGTGCATATTACAGGGCATATCCATTATGATCAATTGTTGGCCTATTACCGAAATGCGGATTTATTCCTTTGTATGAGCGAGCACGAAGGTTTTGGCGTACCTCTCCTCGAGGCGATGCAATTTCAATTGCCGATCATTGCTTATGATGCCGCTGCGGTTGGTGAAACCGTCGGAGATGGTGGGATTCTAGTCCAGCAGAAAGATTACTTTGGTATCGCAGCATTGGTGAATCAAGTGTTAGGTGATGAGGGCTTGAAGCAGAATATGCTCCATCATCAGAAGGCTCGATTGCATTATTATTCGAGTTATCATACGACGCAAATGTTCTGGGATCAGATTAAGACAGAATTTTCTATACCATAAGCATTTCTTATCCATTCTTCGAATCGTGCAGCTTGAAATTTAATCTAAATCGCCCTTACTTTTTAGCGTTCTATTGAATATGGTGTCACATGGAAGGTGTAGCGTGACAGCATTAGCAGCACAAGCGATTCTTCTTGATAATGAACTAATCATTATTCTTGCGGCTGCGGAACTGCGAACTGGAGGGGAAGGAATGCGATTAGTCTTGTTATCTGGGGGGTCTGGAAAACGGTTGTGGCCGCTTAGCAATGATGCAAGGTCAAAACAATTTCTCAAAGTGCTTGTGAACAACAAAGGGCAATATGAGTCAATGATCCAGCGGGTCTGGAGGCAAATCCAAGATGCGGGACTGGCTGCTCATACCATGATCGCAACGAGCAGCGCGCAAAGAGAAATTGTCATTAATCAAATTCAAGATCATGTCAACATGGTGGTTGAACCGGAACGGCGAGATACTTTTGCGGCTATCGCTCTGTCTGCATTATATATGCGTTCCGAGCTCCATATGGATATGAACGAAATGATGACGGTGATGCCAGTCGATCCTTATGTTGATGCTGCCTTTTTCGATAGAATCAAAGATATGGAAACGGCGTTGCAGGACACCTCGGCCGATCTGGCTCTAATCGGTGTTAGACCAACGTATCCAGCCGAGATTTACGGATACATCGTCCCGCATCTTAGTGAAGGACAGCAGTATATGCGGGTTAATTATTTCAAAGAAAAACCGAATGAAACGTTAGCGACAAAGCTCTTGCAAGAGAATGCCCTATGGAACTGCGGCGTATTCTCATTTCGATTGGGCTTTATTCTAGCTATGCTAGAGAAGAAGGGACTTCCAACCGACTATCACGCTTTTCTTGCCATCTATAAGCAGCTTACAACGAATAGCTTCGATTATGAAGTTGTTGAACATA
Proteins encoded:
- a CDS encoding FkbM family methyltransferase; the encoded protein is MLNHGPYMFLDLNDPVNVAIASSGTWEQYVTQAFLSAVQPGMTVLDIGAHCGYFSMLAGMLVGPSGSVHSFEPNPFYHKNFLQSVSYNGFNGRVHLNRVALSNERGELTMKVAGEAGTSIVFPGVEQFYEYRDITVPKGLLTDYLPSLKADIIKIDIDGAEPLIMDSLFEIIDHSGDMKIFFEYLPAIWGEHPPLPILNRFVERGFSFEIILRDCRIVPTSVEELADYTTMDHLDLLITRKID
- a CDS encoding SAM-dependent methyltransferase — translated: MLQSQLCKEQDFQRQWYADAFMKLKAEDALLSLVNNNITDQATAPLERLAYRFHRKLWEWCYIYEALRERGALQPNKKGLGFGVGTEPLTAAFASHGCRITATDLDFEAAKAQGWVATNQHAVSLQELNGEGICDPDQFANLVTFEYADMNHLSPSYEEQFDFTWSSCSFEHLGSIALGTQFIVNQMKCLKPGGVAVHTTEFNLSSNEHTLDHTLTVLFRKRDIEHMVERLRAAGYFIDVDYTVGIGPIESFIDMPPYTHHPHLRLQLGQFVTTSIGLIIQKIH
- a CDS encoding glycosyltransferase family 4 protein — translated: MSLEINQLVLYMSYGDAISNSAINMKKMLHSKGIKSEIYAQAVDPNLGEQVRPLHEAPLGEPVIYHMGIGCDLAQLLTQFTSKRILLYHNITPSHFFTGYDPFAESLCARGRQELAFLRPYVDIAFADSEFNRQELIQYGYNRTAVTPIIMNFEDYHLPPNPAMMHHLSATKRDKDLLFVGRVVPNKKQQDIIRIFYYYKNYFAPDARLFLVGRGDPLYLKETQQLVASLNLEDVHITGHIHYDQLLAYYRNADLFLCMSEHEGFGVPLLEAMQFQLPIIAYDAAAVGETVGDGGILVQQKDYFGIAALVNQVLGDEGLKQNMLHHQKARLHYYSSYHTTQMFWDQIKTEFSIP
- a CDS encoding sugar phosphate nucleotidyltransferase, with protein sequence MTALAAQAILLDNELIIILAAAELRTGGEGMRLVLLSGGSGKRLWPLSNDARSKQFLKVLVNNKGQYESMIQRVWRQIQDAGLAAHTMIATSSAQREIVINQIQDHVNMVVEPERRDTFAAIALSALYMRSELHMDMNEMMTVMPVDPYVDAAFFDRIKDMETALQDTSADLALIGVRPTYPAEIYGYIVPHLSEGQQYMRVNYFKEKPNETLATKLLQENALWNCGVFSFRLGFILAMLEKKGLPTDYHAFLAIYKQLTTNSFDYEVVEHTRKIIVLPFDGFWKDLGTWDTLTDEIENSVVGKGVIKDPHKFSNNHIVNELDIPVALIGLSDVIVAASPDGILVSSKEASPQVKGIVHGFESQPMYVERRWGWYRIIDFTQAEDGLEVITRRIQIEAGKNLSYHVHSHRKEQWTIIRGEALVMIGDQLKSIKACDTIQIEAGIGHAMKAITELELIEVQLGHNITEQDITRLYLEWEDISKIGTN